TAATATAAAGGCATAGTCTTGCACACAAGAAGTTTATACTCTAGACAAGGAACCAGCACATTTGAGCACACTCGACCCCTGTACAAAGCAGGAAGCAGAACAGATAGGTTTGGGGCGATGGGGTGGGCATAGAAGGAAGGTGCTGCATGTGTTGAGTGTGAGATCTTGTCGGGGCATCCAAAAAGATACTCTAATGATAATAAGAAATGCGTAACTCAAATTTGTGAAAAATGATAGggctgaaaataaatatatttgagagAAATCTAAATAGAAGTCGCAATTGGAGCTGTGAGGCTATGTAAAATTAGAGCACGGTTTCTCAACCATGGCACTCTTGAAGTTTGGGGCCAGATAACTCTTTGTTGTGGGGCtgttctgtgcattgtaggatgtgtGGCAGCACCCCTTCCCTCTACCCTCTAAATGTCAGTAGTACTCCCTCCCTGGTTGTAAcagccaaaaatatctccagacattgccaaatgcacTCAAGGTGCAAAACCGTCCCTGGTTGAGGGCAACTGGGTTATAGAGACAGAGCGATGGTGTGAAGGATGAAAAGAAGACTGTAAAGGACAAAATTTGGTGAAATGGGTTTGTGGGGTagtagaaggaagagaaaggcaaaaggaaacagagaagagaCCATCACTGAGACAATAAACATTATCCAAAGCATGGGGGAAGGGAAAGGACTTCAGTTTGTGAATGAAGCTTAATCTTGGTGAATAATTagtacgtgcacacacacagccaagagATGGACATAGCACCCGTATGTGTACATGCAAGCCACATTTATACATAGATCACAAGTATAtattgagagaaaaaagaatgcattCCTAAACTCTATCTTTATCCACTTTTCTCGTTTAATGACAGTCCAATTTTATCAAACTATTGCAAACCTTATATTAGTAAAGAGGTTTAAATCAGAATTAATAAACTTGGAAGTAACTACAAAtgcctgcttccttctccctttccAAGTCATTCACATGCTCCATATTGAGGATCCCAGTGTTCTGAAGCTCTCCCCATTCCCCAGTAATCTCAGGAAATAGTTAGATAAACTCTATGTGCTCTCATGAGTGTGAAGACCAACTGTGTCTCCTCTTCTGTTGTTTACAAGAAGAAGAGAAGGTCCCCATCTGAGTTATGCCAACGGAATGAAATTCTAAATCTCTAAATTTCAAAATTCAGGAATCAGCAAGACTTGGGAGAGagtttcttttgactggaggTGCCTTCCCCAAAAGTCCAGAAAGTGATCACTTTGGTGATTCGGGCATGCCCAGAAATCTAGAGCTATTGATTCTACTTAGGTGTCTATTACACCAACTGAAACAATATCTGTATCTAATCAACCCAAGCCCCTACCCTTCTGAGGAAGGAGCACCCAAGTTTCCCTAGCAGGAAGGGATTTTAGAAAATGGAGAGCATTGCTAAGCACGTGCAGGAAATAGGCTTAGAGTGGAAGAGTCAGGGCAGAAGATCATTCCTGAGACAATCATCCTCAACGCCTTGCGAAACCAAGGGTAAAACATACCATATATAATGGGATTGAAAGTGGAATTGAAATAACCCAACCAGAGAAAGACATTGTACAAATCTTCGGGAGTTGTAAAATTAATGAAAGGGTCTGTGATCGTCAAGACAAAAAAGGGCAGCCAGCACAACACAAATACTCCCATGACTATGCTTAAAGTCTTGGTGgccttgctttcttttttggatgatagcttcattttgttttctgacaCAATCTGTTCCACCATGGACCCCATGCCAATTTGCTTAGTGTGCTTCCTGGCTACtgtgtaaatatgtatgtaaatCCCTACCATTACCATCCCAGGGAGAAAAAAGGCTATAAAGGAGGCCAGCACCCCCCAGAGCTTGTTAAATATCAACACACACAAGCCTGTGCAGTCAGTGGCTGCAACAAAGTCTTCTGCACCAATTATGTTTAATTCTGAGAATACCAGGCCAAAGGCAAAAACGATTGGAATAGACCAACTGATGAACAGAAAGACCCCTATGACAGGCATGGTAATTTTGGTGATATAATGTAAAGGGTCACAAACAGCATAGTAGCGGTCCACCGAGATGAAGCAGAGGTGGAAGATGGAGGTGGTACAGAGCATGATGTCACAGCAGCTGTGGACTTTGCAAAAGAGATCTCCAAAGTACCAGCAAGACTCAATGGACCTGATCATACTGAAGGGCATGACCACACAGCTCAGCAGGAAGTCAGTGGTGGCCATGGAGAGAATCAGGAAGTTGGTTGGGGAGTGGAGCTGCTTGAAGTGGGCGACGGAAATGATCACAACCAGGTTGCCCAGCATGGTCATCACTATGGCACCAGTCATGACAACGTACATGGCACAGACACTCAGCCCAGACCTCACGTTTCTAGGGCATGAATTGTTAACCAGAGCAAAGCAAAATTGTACTTCTGGGGGGTTCCAAAGGTCCAGTGAATTCATTGTTTGTGTCTTGTGGGTACTGTGAGTCTTTTGCAAAAGTACTatgttccttcccttccctgtgaaagaaagaggaagaaacaataaaaatcatgGGCTGTGCAACTTTTCAGAGTGCCCAGCTAACTGCATTTTCAATCCCCAGTTGAGCTCCCTACTGACCATGAGCACtgctgatattttcaaaatacagattCTAATTCTGGGTGGGGGGCTGAGAGTCTGCAATTCTCATGGGCTCTTGGGAGATGCCAGTTCTGTTAGTCTAAAAACCATCTTTGCTAGGAAGGGACTAAAGACAATTGAGTGCATGTTGTCACCCGGCATCTAAGTAACCCAGTTAAAACCATCTAAGTAATCCAAGTAAGTGCATGTTCTGATTGTACTAATATGTAACACTTACCTAGGATTGTGAATCAAGAATTTTCCATGTCCCACTTTCATTCATCAGTTTGCTGGATAAAAGTCCCTCAAGTGcttgcttcggcagcacatatactaaaattggacaaAGAAGATTAGCATGGCTCCTGCGCAAGGATGATacgcaaattcgtgaagcgttccatatttaaaaaaaaaaaagtaaaattcccTCAAGAATTACCAGGACCTGGGGAACTATTATTTAATGTTCAGCTTTAACAGTAATTGTGATCTAAAGACTGTGCTTCTtcctcttgcttttgttttttagtttcttttgtgGATATTTGCAGATGCTTTGGATCCTGCCACTTAATACTTACTCTTCAATTAAGGAAAAGTTTTTCTCTTCAATTTGAacaatatagtttttagaatttaGAGCAATATATGATAAACTAAAAATATGCTAAAGTCTACAAGATTATACAGGAATAATCtcagaaaagagaggaaatatCTCTAATGATAGATTCTGTAAATCTTGCAGATCATCTCCTTTCATTTGGCAGCCACGTTCAGTCATGAACTCAAATTCAGGTTGAGGTCATCTTGTCCACAGATTTCAAGTGTCACATTGGTAACAAAGTTGACCTATAGGCCTGTTCGTTGTTTAAGCTGTCACTTCTTATAATTTATGTTGTTGTCCTTAAAATGTGTAAATAATGGAACTGACTCACCCAGAGTATGACATGGGTTTGATTTGTTTTTCCAGGGCCAGAACTGGATGTGTAACTCTGAGGACCAATGACTAGCATTAGTGGGATCTAAGGCCAGTTTGGACAATGGACTTTGGCCTGAGAAGAAATTAAAACTCACTGGTCCACTAGGAAAATGAGCCTACAAGCACGTCCTCACTAGATTTACTCAGAAAAGATATTAATGAGAATACATGTgtctttgaaaataatatttacagTATTTGCTACTACAGCTCAGCAATTTTTCTCAATGTGCATTATTTGAAACCTTAATATTATGGTACACTTTATTTGCTCTGGATACAGTGATTTAATTTCTCACATTAGCATTTTtcttaagatatattttaattataccaATCAACTATTACACAATTAAGATGAACTTGAGAAACCAAAACATACAGAGTAAAACGTAAGAGGGACAAAGACTTAATTGTTTTATAAACTGCAGACTATCAATGTTGGAACACACCGCACAAATTATTTGATTACTTGCCACTTCAGTTCCTAAGcaataaaatactgaatgtaaagaaatttaaaatgcctAATTAACTTCTTTAGTAAATTAACTTTACTAGCTTTTTATCTTCTTTACttttgtgaattaaaaattttttctttaattcttttaaaaattatcttgaaaGATAGCTCACAATAACCACAAAATAACTTATACATTTATCACTGTACATCTGTAGACACAGCATTCTTAATACAAAACACTATACTCTTCAGTACTTCATGGTATAATTTTTCGAGTCttaagttttacttttaaaaacctaATCCCTGAAAGGATTGATATAATTTAACTTCCTAGATTTGTAAAgtgaattttgtttattttattttatttttttggagcacATGGTATGAAACAGCTACTAGAAATTAATTGTATTATCTCATGTTTCTGATGAATGATCATAAATATTAGAGAACTATTTAAACATTTAAGTATTAGATTAAGACAAAACAATAGAATAAGACACATATTTATTTCAAAAGTTATTACGTGGGTGATTTGTTAAGGTGATATTGGAGATAATAGTACTTTTAAGCCCTTATCTTAAACTCTTAgccaaaaattacaaaaacaagtAAGTAAATGCATAGATGGATGCTGGTCCACTGCtttgttaaaaaaggaaattgtCATGAAATTAAATGCacttgaggttttgtttgttatttaaaaaCTTAGCAGAAGAGAGATCCCTTTCCTTTGAAGATTCACCTCCAAAAATGACactaatttttcttaataaaataaagttaaaacctCTGTGACATCTTGCTTTTGTCATGGGACATTGTtgctatgcctttttttttttctttttaccaataACATCTCAACAAAGGACCGAATTAATGACAACACTGCAAATAATGACCTAATGAAAGCATAGAAAATTGTTAATTAAAATTGTTAATTATTTTTGCTAGGAGGTAAAAAGAAACATTTGCTGTCAATTCTGGAGAGGAGCaaaaattgcattattttttagCTCAAATTTAGTTCttccagggggaaaaaattaCAGAATAGGGAAACAGACATGAGGAGTCtgaaataacaattttaaaaatgtaaaagttctTCAGCATttcaaggaaaaaatgaaaaaagaattgtaTAACAGTTTTCCTCAAATATTAAAAGCTTCAAATtctataaatgtgtatgtgtttcCCTCCAGTAAGAAGGAAAATAGCCGACAAGCTCAATAATATGTTataaataaactggaaaaaattaGGGAAGAACTCATTATACTTGCTTAATCATGTGCAGTTTTTCTCCTCTTATGGGTTTACAGAGGTCAGACACTGCAAACACAATGAGTCCTCTAACAACAATGATTTTTATCTTGCTTTGATATATCTCGCTTATGCAATAATTTCCTAGGTAGGGGAGGTTCTTTGTGAATTAGATGTAAGAAAGATCTGCTATGGGTCTTTCTATCATTGCCTCTTCagaatttcagtgattttttaagtgatttcagatttatttttatggatCAGGATTTTAAGTTTGGTTCTTTTcaacatgaaataaataaatgaatcaatcaatcaatcaacctgATCTTTTTCCTCTCTTAATAGATTCTCATTTAGCTTACCAGAATTTGTTTGGCTAATTTGGTAATTTGGAGCTAAAAATCATTGAAAGGTGACATCTGTTGTGCCAAGGTTTCTTACCATGAAAACGAGCATTTGCTTCACCACTCTCTTCTCTGCTGATTCCCCCTACCCCCCAGAAAAGGAATTTAGGCCTGAGTGCTCATTGGAAGACTGACTCATGGCAGGCTGTGTTGTCATcagtatttatataaaaaaatactcTCCTGAGATTTATTACCTGTGTCCTGCTTTTGACAAATGTGTTCTTTAGCAATTTCAGTGTGCTGTCAGCAAAAAGGTTACACCAAGTCACCAGAGAATTGGCTCTGGGAGAATGAATCCATTTTGTGCTGTCGTCCCCATGACTTCCAAGGGACAATGTGGACTAGCCTCACACAAGGCCTAATTggggaagaatgaaaaaaaaaaaaatgaaagagggaggTGGAAAGATgggatggaggagggaaggagaaaattaGTTAAATACAATAAATGCTCCCTCTACTTAATACCAAATACTAGATACTTTCAGACAGTGAGTTCTTTAATTCCTGTGAAAATTTGATTCATTTATATCTTTTGCTGGCACGCACAAGTCAGTGAAATACATTCACGTTGTAGTGCTTTAAGTCTATGATTTCCCTAGTCCAAACAAAAAGCAGTAAGAACCATGTTTCAGAACAACCAAGTGAAAAGTGAAAACTTCCATCACCACGAGGGTATCTTCATGATCCCTAGGGGAAGGTATATCCATTAGTGCGCCATAGTTCCAAACACTAAGCTTCAAGTAGTTTACATTGATAGTTTTATCATCCATCAAGGCTACAAAATCATTATATTCAATCGCCCAATGTTTGGAGAGCATCAAAACttatatgtttataaaaatagaatcaaATTATCTATTAAATTAACTGGTAAAAATTAGCTTTACAGActctgaggattttcttcatgAAGTGAAAAGAGCCTTGGTGAATGCGAGAGGTTAAAAAATACTGTTATCTTTACATGCTCATCTGGGTTTCCAAAACTCTTTCCAAACTTCTTCCCAGATAGAGAACTAATAATTCTGTAGtatatttttttataaattttgacTGCAACAATCAGGGTTcagtcaggaaaaagaaaaggaaaattattttaacaaaaagAAGTTAATTTAGGAAATTGTTTTAAGAGATATTGGAGGACTTAAGCTCTATTAATGGCTTTTGGAGTTTGCCCAGGCTCAGATCCAGGCAAGAACTCAAATGCTTCAATGG
This sequence is a window from Vicugna pacos chromosome 8, VicPac4, whole genome shotgun sequence. Protein-coding genes within it:
- the LOC140697878 gene encoding trace amine-associated receptor 4 is translated as MNSLDLWNPPEVQFCFALVNNSCPRNVRSGLSVCAMYVVMTGAIVMTMLGNLVVIISVAHFKQLHSPTNFLILSMATTDFLLSCVVMPFSMIRSIESCWYFGDLFCKVHSCCDIMLCTTSIFHLCFISVDRYYAVCDPLHYITKITMPVIGVFLFISWSIPIVFAFGLVFSELNIIGAEDFVAATDCTGLCVLIFNKLWGVLASFIAFFLPGMVMVGIYIHIYTVARKHTKQIGMGSMVEQIVSENKMKLSSKKESKATKTLSIVMGVFVLCWLPFFVLTITDPFINFTTPEDLYNVFLWLGYFNSTFNPIIYGMFYPWFRKALRMIVSGMIFCPDSSTLSLFPARA